A window of Acidobacteriota bacterium genomic DNA:
GATGAAGAACAGCGTCGGCCAGGAGTTCAGACCGGAGATGCCGGGGAGTTTTTGATCGAGCTGGTCGGGCATGCCGGCGAGCAGGACCGGATAGGGGATGGCGTAGTCGCGGATGAAAGCGCGCAGGCGTGTGGGATCCGCGAGTTGCGCGGCCTCCTCGAAGTCGAGATCGACGATCTCAAGGCCGCGGGCATGGAAGCGGTGGTAGAGCGACACCAGCATGGGGGCTTCGTCGTGGCAATTGGGGCACCAGCTTCCGCCCACCGTCACCAGCAGAACCTTGCCGCGGAAGCGGGCGTCGGTGCTGGAGACGATGTGGCCGGCAAGGTCGGGAAAACGGAAGCGCAGGGGCTCGTCGGGGTGCTCCATGCGGGTGTGCTGGAGGGGGTCATCGACCGCGGGCTGCGGCGCCGCAGGCGTGGCGGCGACGCGATGGGCAATGTAGCGGCCGGCCTGGAGGGTGCCGTCGGGCAGCAGGCTGAGGGTGAGCGTGTTGGGGCCGTCGGCGTTGAAGTGGCTGAGGGTGAAGACGCCATCGTGAAAGCTGCCGTACAGCATGCCGGTGTCGCCATCGATGCGGAGAACGACGGCCTGGACGGCCGTTCCCTTCTGCTCGACCTGGAGCTTCCAGGCGGTTTCACCTTTGGGGCCACGCACGGCAATGCTCCAGTTGCCGGCGATGTCGGGAACCTGGCGCAGACGGAGCAACTCGGGCTTGGCGTAGCCGGCAAAGGTGCCCGTCAGAACGCCGTGCTCGACCGTCGCGGTGAGCGCGTTGGCGTAGTCGGGAAACTGAAGCTCCAGCGTGGTGCCGTTCAGGCTGCCGGAATAGGCGCGTGAGTGCTGCGGGCCATTGAGGAATGTGGCCTCGATGTGACTACCGGTTTGCGTGACTTGCAGAGTGACTGGGGTGGTAATGGCGCCGCGCTGGGCCGTGCCGACCCAGAGGCCGGTGAGCGACACCCGGCCGGGCTGGGGCTGCCGGGGCCCCCGGCCCGGCCGGATGTTAAGCGGGTGGCGGGGCGCAGCCGCGCCAGGCCCCGCGCCAGTCAACTGCGCCGGAAGGAGAACAGTTGCGAACAATAGAACCGAAAGGAGTCTCATGATTGCCTCGGAAGGGATAAAAGCCTATCGCAGAAGCGAGGGCAGGGCTCGGGCCGCAATCAGCAACAACAACAGCGCTGGAACGAGCGAATCATGAAACTACAGGATACCATGGGGCATGCACTCTTTCTGGCTGCTGTGCGCAATGGCGGCGGGACTGGCAGTGGCGCCCGCGGCAAAAACAAGAGCGAAGGTAAAACCGCAGCCAGCGCCGGCTGCGGCGGTGGTGATTCGCAAGCAGATGGCGGCGGAAGCGGCAGCCTGGAACCGGGGCAACATTGATGGCTTCATGGCGGCCTACTGGAAATCCCCGGAGACCGAGTTCATTGGCGCCGGCGGCGTCACCAAAGGCTGGGAGACGGTGCGGGAACATTACCGCAAGAATTATCCCGAC
This region includes:
- a CDS encoding TlpA family protein disulfide reductase, whose translation is MRLLSVLLFATVLLPAQLTGAGPGAAAPRHPLNIRPGRGPRQPQPGRVSLTGLWVGTAQRGAITTPVTLQVTQTGSHIEATFLNGPQHSRAYSGSLNGTTLELQFPDYANALTATVEHGVLTGTFAGYAKPELLRLRQVPDIAGNWSIAVRGPKGETAWKLQVEQKGTAVQAVVLRIDGDTGMLYGSFHDGVFTLSHFNADGPNTLTLSLLPDGTLQAGRYIAHRVAATPAAPQPAVDDPLQHTRMEHPDEPLRFRFPDLAGHIVSSTDARFRGKVLLVTVGGSWCPNCHDEAPMLVSLYHRFHARGLEIVDLDFEEAAQLADPTRLRAFIRDYAIPYPVLLAGMPDQLDQKLPGISGLNSWPTLFFIGRDGLVKAIDTGFAGPATGAAHAQLIAETTALVQRLLAGR
- a CDS encoding nuclear transport factor 2 family protein, whose translation is MHSFWLLCAMAAGLAVAPAAKTRAKVKPQPAPAAAVVIRKQMAAEAAAWNRGNIDGFMAAYWKSPETEFIGAGGVTKGWETVREHYRKNYPDRAAMGTLTFTDLQVTLLGRSYAYVVGHFHLARANDHPQGIFTLLWRKFPEGWRIISDHTTETGH